In Carya illinoinensis cultivar Pawnee chromosome 7, C.illinoinensisPawnee_v1, whole genome shotgun sequence, the following are encoded in one genomic region:
- the LOC122315986 gene encoding probable protein phosphatase 2C 33, with protein MGSCLSAESRSPIPGSPLSPAVGFRRRKNSKKRLSSRNSSFEYRRDEPLHRIPGRMFLNGSSEVASLFTQQGKKGTNQDAMIVWENFGSRTDTVFCGVFDGHGPYGHMVAKRVRDSLPLKLSAHWEVNIKSDDVLKEISLNTAGSVNSEDTPFISADEESRPSIDLDEADKHPEIFQVLKESFLKAFRVMDRELRMHPSIDSFCSGTTAVTVIKQGQDLVIGNVGDSRAVLGMRDKDDSLIAVQLTVDLKPNLPAEAERIRKCRGRVFALQDEPEVARVWLPNNDSPGLAMARAFGDFCLKDFGLISVPDISYRRITEKDEFIVLATDGIWDVLSNKEVVDIVSSSPTQSSAARYLVESAVRAWRFKYPTSKIDDCAVVCLFLDTNRSSTASNAKLKEQLNSVEQQVETCNEKGELSGPTNLDRSGTVRTGNENLQEGSNGDEEEEEIHTDAGIDWSALEGVSRVNTLLNLPRFVPGKEEQKARK; from the exons ATGGGGTCCTGCTTGTCTGCTGAAAGCAGGAGCCCCATCCCCGGTTCGCCGTTATCCCCTGCGGTGGGGTTCAGGAGGCGAAAGAACTCCAAGAAAAGGCTGAGCTCGCGGAATTCCTCCTTTGAGTATCGCAGGGATGAACCGCTTCATAGAATTCCTGGGAGGATGTTCTTGAATGGGTCTAGCGAAGTAGCATCTTTGTTTACCCAGCAAGGCAAGAAAGGCACAAATCAGGATGCCATGATTGTTTGGGAG AATTTTGGTTCCAGAACAGACACAGTTTTCTGTGGTGTTTTTGATGGCCATGGCCCCTACGGTCACATGGTTGCAAAGAGAGTGAGAGATTCACTACCTCTGAAACTGAGTGCCCACTGGGAAGTGAACATAAAGAGTGATGATGTCCTCAAAGAGATCAGCCTTAATACTGCTGGAAGTGTGAACTCGGAAGATACTCCTTTCATATCTGCTGATGAGGAGTCCAGGCCATCTATTGATCTTGATGAAGCAGATAAACATCCTGAGATCTTTCAGGTTCTGAAAGAGTCATTTTTGAAGGCTTTTAGAGTGATGGACAGGGAACTGAGAATGCACCCAAGTATCGATAGCTTCTGTAGCGGGACAACTGCTGTAACTGTGATTAAGCAG GGTCAGGATCTTGTCATTGGAAATGTTGGGGACTCCAGAGCAGTATTGGGTATGAGAGACAAAGATGATTCTCTAATTGCAGTTCAGTTGACTGTGGATCTCAAACCAAATCTTCCAG CGGAAGCAGAGAGAATCCGGAAGTGTAGAGGCCGTGTTTTTGCTCTTCAGGATGAACCTGAGGTTGCTCGAGTCTGGCTGCCAAATAATGATTCCCCTGGCCTTGCCATGGCACGTGCTTTTGGAGATTTCTGCCTAAAGGATTTTGGTCTGATCTCTGTGCCTGATATATCCTATCGGCGCATCACTGAGAAGGATGAATTTATTGTATTGGCTACAGATGGG ATTTGGGATGTGCTATCAAACAAAGAAGTGGTAGACATTGTCTCATCATCCCCAACACAATCATCTGCTGCTCGGTACCTGGTTGAGTCAGCAGTTCGGGCTTGGAGATTTAAGTATCCAACTTCCAAAATTGATGACTGCGCTGTAGTTTGCCTCTTCCTTGACACAAACAGATCGTCTACTGCTTCTAATGCTAAGTTAAAAGAACAGCTCAATTCAGTGGAGCAGCAGGTCGAGACTTGCAATGAGAAAGGAGAGCTCTCCGGACCAACCAATTTGGATCGTTCAGGAACGGTCCGAACTGGCAATGAAAATCTGCAAGAAGGAAGTAATGgagatgaggaagaggaggaaatACATACAGATGCAGGAATAGATTGGTCTGCTCTAGAAGGAGTGTCTCGTGTAAACACACTATTGAATCTGCCTAGATTTGTGCCTGGAAAGGAAGAGCAGAAAGCCCGGAAATGA